From Thalassococcus sp. S3, one genomic window encodes:
- the dapE gene encoding succinyl-diaminopimelate desuccinylase: MTDPVALTADLIRCPSVTPEDAGALDVLERALSAAGFVCTRADRGEVKNLFARWGERGHVRTFGFNGHTDVVPVGDEDAWTVDPFGAEMRDGRLYGRGATDMKSGVAAFAAAAIDFVQETPPEGAVILAITGDEEGDAVDGTTALLDHMAREGEAMSVCLVGEPTCPEEMGDMIKIGRRGSMTAFFKVIGKQGHSAYPHRACNPLPALARLMDRLASHELDKGTDHFDPSTLAIVTMDTGNPATNVIPAECRGTVNIRFNDTHSGAGLTDWLRKEADGIAEAFGVEVEMRVKISGESFLTPPGALSDLVSAAVRAETNRVPELSTTGGTSDARFVKDLCPVVEFGLVGKTMHQVDEHVEVAHVRQLKAIYTRILRDYFA; this comes from the coding sequence ATGACCGATCCCGTCGCCCTGACCGCCGATCTGATCCGCTGCCCCTCTGTCACGCCGGAAGATGCGGGTGCCCTGGACGTGCTGGAACGGGCGCTGAGTGCTGCCGGTTTTGTCTGTACCCGTGCCGATCGGGGGGAGGTGAAGAACCTCTTTGCCCGTTGGGGAGAGAGGGGCCATGTCCGGACCTTTGGCTTTAACGGGCATACGGATGTAGTGCCCGTGGGGGACGAGGACGCCTGGACGGTCGATCCCTTTGGCGCAGAGATGCGCGATGGGCGTCTTTACGGGCGCGGCGCGACGGATATGAAGTCCGGTGTGGCGGCCTTTGCTGCGGCGGCCATCGATTTCGTGCAGGAGACACCGCCAGAGGGTGCCGTGATCCTTGCCATTACAGGGGATGAGGAAGGCGATGCGGTGGATGGCACCACGGCACTGCTGGATCACATGGCACGCGAGGGAGAGGCGATGTCGGTCTGCCTGGTCGGGGAACCGACCTGCCCCGAAGAGATGGGGGATATGATCAAGATCGGACGGCGCGGGTCGATGACGGCGTTTTTCAAGGTGATCGGCAAACAGGGTCATTCCGCCTATCCGCATCGCGCATGCAATCCGTTACCGGCCCTGGCACGGCTGATGGACCGGCTGGCCAGCCACGAGTTGGACAAGGGCACCGATCATTTCGACCCCTCCACGCTGGCGATCGTAACCATGGATACGGGCAACCCGGCCACCAACGTGATCCCGGCAGAGTGTCGTGGCACGGTGAACATCCGCTTTAACGACACCCATAGCGGCGCCGGGCTGACCGACTGGCTGCGCAAGGAGGCAGACGGGATCGCGGAGGCGTTTGGGGTCGAGGTGGAGATGCGGGTCAAGATCTCGGGAGAGAGCTTTCTGACGCCGCCGGGCGCGTTGTCGGATCTGGTCTCCGCCGCGGTCCGGGCGGAGACGAACCGGGTGCCTGAGCTGTCGACCACGGGCGGCACATCGGATGCAAGATTTGTGAAGGATCTCTGTCCGGTCGTGGAGTTCGGGCTGGTTGGCAAGACGATGCATCAGGTGGATGAGCATGTGGAGGTGGCGCATGTGCGGCAGCTCAAGGCGATCTATACGCGGATTCTGCGCGATTACTTTGCCTGA
- the rnr gene encoding ribonuclease R: MTRIPTKAEILEWIADHPAQTSKRDIAKAFGIKGAARIDLKRVLKELEAEGHLEKRKRSYRDPDRLPPVSVLQVQAPNADGDLFARPLEWHGEGVEPIVLVLPRASDPALGAGDRILARLTVVQEEDHNYEARLIRRIGTNPRRILGIFRKGAEGGRIVPIDKAGQNEWHVPVGALHGAQDGELVEAEQSGPKARMGLPRARIVERLGDPSAPKAISLIAIHQHGIPDAFPDPVIAEADATKPMGLKGREDLRELPLVTIDPSDARDHDDACYAEADTDPDNPGGHVIWVAIADVAAYVRPGSALDGEARKRGNSTYFPDRVVPMLPDRLSGDLCSLHEGVPRASIAVRMVLDAQGEKLSHSFHRILMRSPAALNYQEVQAAIDGTPNDKTGPLLEPVLKPLYAAYAALRDARERRQPLDLDLPERKIVLSDEGEVTSVQFRDRLNAHRLIEEFMILANVAAAETLIAQRTPLLFRVHEEPTPEKLESLRETAQSSGFNLAKGQVLQTRHLNQLLNAASGTDEAELINMATLRSMTQAYYSPENFGHFGLALARYAHFTSPIRRYSDLIVHRALITAHGWGKDGLAPDEIERLERTAEHISDTERRSMMAERDTTDRYLAAYLSERVGAEMEGRISGIARFGVFVKLDETGADGLIPIRSLGREYFHFDREAGTLMGSDTGTVIGIGQRVTVRLAQATPVTGGLELELLALENTALPGGPARSGRAPRRKIARSKRKSDKVKRKVLRKRRT; this comes from the coding sequence ATGACGCGCATTCCGACAAAGGCCGAGATCCTGGAATGGATCGCGGACCATCCCGCCCAGACCTCCAAACGTGACATCGCCAAGGCCTTTGGCATCAAGGGCGCGGCCAGGATCGACCTCAAGCGTGTGCTGAAGGAGCTGGAAGCCGAAGGGCACCTAGAAAAGCGCAAGCGCAGCTACCGCGACCCCGACCGTCTGCCGCCCGTCAGCGTGCTGCAGGTTCAGGCACCCAATGCGGACGGTGACCTTTTCGCCCGTCCGCTGGAATGGCATGGCGAGGGGGTGGAGCCCATCGTGCTTGTGCTTCCCCGCGCCTCCGACCCGGCCCTGGGGGCAGGTGACCGCATCCTCGCCCGTCTCACCGTGGTGCAGGAGGAGGACCACAATTACGAGGCTCGCCTCATCCGCCGCATCGGCACCAACCCGCGCCGGATCCTTGGCATCTTCCGCAAGGGGGCCGAGGGTGGGCGCATCGTGCCAATCGACAAAGCCGGTCAAAACGAATGGCACGTCCCCGTAGGTGCGCTCCATGGCGCGCAGGACGGTGAGTTGGTCGAGGCCGAACAATCCGGCCCCAAGGCGCGCATGGGCCTTCCGCGCGCCCGTATCGTGGAGCGTCTGGGCGACCCGTCGGCGCCCAAGGCAATCTCGCTGATCGCGATCCACCAGCATGGCATTCCTGATGCGTTCCCCGACCCGGTCATCGCCGAGGCGGATGCCACCAAGCCGATGGGCCTGAAGGGTCGTGAGGATCTGCGCGAGCTGCCCTTGGTCACAATCGACCCCTCCGATGCGCGCGACCATGACGACGCCTGCTATGCCGAGGCGGATACCGATCCCGACAATCCCGGCGGCCATGTCATCTGGGTCGCCATCGCCGATGTGGCCGCCTATGTCCGTCCCGGCTCCGCCCTCGACGGTGAGGCGCGCAAACGCGGCAATTCCACCTATTTCCCGGACCGCGTCGTGCCCATGCTGCCCGACCGCCTGTCCGGCGATCTCTGCTCTCTGCACGAAGGTGTCCCGCGCGCATCCATCGCCGTGCGCATGGTCCTCGACGCCCAGGGCGAGAAGCTATCCCATAGCTTCCACCGGATCCTCATGCGTTCCCCCGCCGCTCTGAATTACCAGGAGGTTCAGGCCGCCATCGACGGGACGCCCAACGACAAGACCGGCCCCCTGCTGGAACCCGTCCTCAAACCGCTCTACGCCGCCTATGCCGCCCTGCGGGACGCCCGTGAGAGGCGCCAGCCCCTCGACCTCGACCTGCCCGAACGCAAGATCGTGCTCTCCGACGAGGGTGAGGTCACCTCCGTGCAGTTCCGCGACCGGCTGAACGCGCATCGGCTGATCGAGGAATTCATGATCCTCGCCAATGTCGCCGCCGCCGAAACGCTGATCGCCCAACGCACCCCGCTGCTCTTCCGCGTTCATGAGGAGCCCACGCCCGAGAAGCTGGAAAGCCTGCGGGAAACCGCCCAATCCTCCGGTTTCAACCTCGCCAAGGGCCAGGTCCTTCAGACCCGCCACCTCAACCAGCTTCTGAACGCCGCCTCCGGCACCGATGAGGCCGAGTTGATCAATATGGCCACATTGCGCTCGATGACGCAGGCTTATTACAGCCCCGAAAACTTCGGACATTTCGGGCTGGCGCTGGCGCGCTATGCCCATTTCACCTCTCCGATCCGGCGCTATTCCGACCTGATCGTCCACCGGGCCCTGATCACCGCCCATGGCTGGGGCAAGGACGGACTGGCGCCCGACGAGATCGAACGGCTTGAGCGCACGGCCGAACACATCTCCGACACCGAACGCCGCTCGATGATGGCCGAGCGGGACACGACCGACCGCTATCTCGCCGCCTATCTCTCCGAACGTGTTGGGGCCGAGATGGAGGGCCGCATCAGCGGCATCGCCCGCTTCGGCGTCTTCGTGAAGCTCGATGAAACCGGCGCCGACGGTCTGATCCCTATCCGGTCCCTGGGCCGCGAATATTTCCATTTCGACCGGGAAGCCGGCACGCTGATGGGATCCGACACCGGCACCGTGATCGGCATAGGACAGCGTGTCACCGTCCGTCTGGCCCAGGCCACGCCTGTCACCGGCGGTCTGGAGCTTGAACTTCTCGCGCTCGAGAACACCGCCCTGCCCGGCGGACCGGCACGTTCGGGCCGTGCGCCCAGACGCAAGATCGCCCGCAGCAAGCGCAAATCGGACAAGGTGAAACGCAAGGTTCTGCGGAAACGGCGCACGTAG
- a CDS encoding tetratricopeptide repeat protein translates to MRKLTLILCMALLPGMAQAEPPKTVEDDLGILNPQDTGREMLTRKIEMGVIDSVTCSLGINVTKADNHELARKLVRRCAEAGYTKAMTWMSQLENNGLGGEYNPDASAEWDRRAAEAGDPVGRFNHGLNLMRGHGIAQDDALGRQFVDQAARDGLEIAKRLQGADYDLDEVTPDADNWRYQPLF, encoded by the coding sequence ATGCGAAAACTCACGCTGATCCTTTGCATGGCCCTTTTGCCGGGCATGGCCCAGGCCGAGCCGCCCAAAACCGTCGAAGACGACCTTGGGATACTCAATCCCCAGGATACAGGCCGTGAAATGCTGACCCGCAAGATCGAAATGGGCGTTATCGATTCCGTGACATGCTCTCTGGGCATCAACGTGACCAAGGCGGACAATCACGAGTTGGCCCGCAAGCTGGTCCGGCGCTGTGCCGAAGCAGGCTATACCAAAGCGATGACCTGGATGAGCCAGCTTGAAAACAACGGGCTTGGGGGTGAATACAACCCCGATGCCTCCGCCGAATGGGACAGACGCGCCGCCGAAGCGGGCGATCCGGTCGGGCGGTTCAACCATGGTCTGAACCTCATGCGGGGGCATGGGATCGCCCAGGACGACGCCTTGGGCCGTCAGTTTGTGGATCAGGCGGCACGGGATGGGCTGGAGATCGCAAAGCGCCTTCAAGGGGCGGATTACGATCTCGACGAAGTAACACCCGATGCGGACAACTGGCGATACCAGCCTTTGTTCTAG